The nucleotide sequence GGTGAGGGTGGTTTTGGTTCCGTTTACAAGGTAATATGCATAACCTTCAATAAAGAAACCAGTGAAGTTGCGAGTAATTTAGATGTGTTTGATATTCAACAGCTTAATGGTGCAGGGACAGCTCAGGAATGGAACAATTATTGCTGTCAAGGTCCTTTCGACGGAGTCAAGACAAGGAGTAAGGGAGTTTCTGAATGAGCTCGTGGCAATTTCTGGCATCTCACACGATAATCTTGTGAAACTTTATGGGTATTGTGTGGAAGGAGACCAAAGAATACTTGTTTACAACCATCTTGAAAATAATAGCCTTGCACAAACACTTCTAGGTATGTCAACTATTCTTAGATTTGAACAAAATAATACATAAGCATATGATTTTCTTCTTTAACTATTCATTACAACAGTAATGTAATAAGCTACTGTTTAAGCTTTCAATATAAGCTCGGCCATGGTCTTTGGTCTAAAACAAAACTGTGGAAGATTCAGATATATGTCCTAACCCTTTTTAAACTATTTATTGATCAGGCTCGCGCCACAGCAATATCCAGTTCAATTGGGAAACTCGAGTAAATATTTGCCTTGGCATTGCACGGGGATTAGAATACCTCCATCATGGTGCCAGTCCCCACATTGTTCATCGAGACATTAAAGCAAGCAATATACTTCTTGATAGGGATCTTACCCCAAAAATCTCTGATTTTGGTCTAGCAAAGCTTCTTCCACCAAACGCGACACATGTTAGCACAAGAGTTGCAGGAACACTGTAAGTGAACGTCCGCtttatatttttcattttttttcttgagTGCCTAGATAAACTCATTCTTGTACCATTCTTTTCAATTTAGTTGGGCGATACTTATTAAATTATAAGAAAATGCCCAGAAAGTTCAGCAAAACAATGACATTTGTAATTACCTGTATATGATATATATAGCCTATGTGTACCTTTTTCAGCTTTGCTTACTCCATTTTAATTGGCAGAGGCTATTTGGCTCCTGAATATGCTATTCGAGGACAAGTGACACGCAAATCAGATGTTTACAGTTTTGGCGTTCTCCTTCTAGAAATTGTTAGTGGGAGATCAAACAGCGATACAAGATTAGCATATGAAGATCAGATACTCCTTGAAAAGGTTAGATGGCACTCTAGATTACAGTTGACATTTCTTTCCGTCGCTGCTTGCAT is from Miscanthus floridulus cultivar M001 chromosome 7, ASM1932011v1, whole genome shotgun sequence and encodes:
- the LOC136466690 gene encoding cold-responsive protein kinase 1-like isoform X2 produces the protein MSCFSIFCKKRRATRQPSSHHNEDVPGGTNITKYTYKELVRATDNFNQSNKIGEGGFGSVYKGQLRNGTIIAVKVLSTESRQGVREFLNELVAISGISHDNLVKLYGYCVEGDQRILVYNHLENNSLAQTLLGSRHSNIQFNWETRVNICLGIARGLEYLHHGASPHIVHRDIKASNILLDRDLTPKISDFGLAKLLPPNATHVSTRVAGTLGYLAPEYAIRGQVTRKSDVYSFGVLLLEIVSGRSNSDTRLAYEDQILLEKTWMYYEQGILEKIIDRSLGSDLDVAQACRFLKVGLLCTQDVTRHRPDISKVIALLTGETDVESERISKPAIISDFMDLKIRSMRKANDIAMSSTFLSSLMAHSSPMLSNETTQASMTSTGISDRE
- the LOC136466690 gene encoding cold-responsive protein kinase 1-like isoform X1, translated to MSCFSIFCKKRRATRQPSSHHNEDVPGGTNITKYTYKELVRATDNFNQSNKIGEGGFGSVYKGQLRNGTIIAVKVLSTESRQGVREFLNELVAISGISHDNLVKLYGYCVEGDQRILVYNHLENNSLAQTLLGSRHSNIQFNWETRVNICLGIARGLEYLHHGASPHIVHRDIKASNILLDRDLTPKISDFGLAKLLPPNATHVSTRVAGTLGYLAPEYAIRGQVTRKSDVYSFGVLLLEIVSGRSNSDTRLAYEDQILLEKFPEITNGVLLLQTWMYYEQGILEKIIDRSLGSDLDVAQACRFLKVGLLCTQDVTRHRPDISKVIALLTGETDVESERISKPAIISDFMDLKIRSMRKANDIAMSSTFLSSLMAHSSPMLSNETTQASMTSTGISDRE